The Nitrospirota bacterium genomic sequence CCGGATTGAGGTCGAGGACTTTCTTGTATATCCCGATCGCGTCAGGGTACCGGCCGAGTTTGTAGTAAACCAGTCCCAGATTCAGGTATGCTTCCAGGTAATCCGGCTTCAGGGTCAATGCCTGGGAATATGCGTCTATCGCCTGAAAATACCTGCCTGTTTTCTCAAACCCGGAGCCGAGAAGGAAGTAATCCACCGGGTCACGGGAGATCTTTTCCGGTTCTTTTTTTTCCGGAAGCACCGGAGGGATACTGACAATCCTGCGTTGTGCGGATCTGTGTTTTTCGAGTTCACGTGCAGTGTCTTTCAGAAAGACCGCACCGTTATTGTGGGGAAATTTTTTTGGTATAAAGACCGCTGCCCCTATGACCTCTCCCTGCATATTGAACAGAGGGCTGCCGCTTTTTTGCTGTGTGACGGGAATGGAAATCTGGAATAGTTTGTCCTTTCTGATGATGTTTTTCACGGTCCCTTTTTCAGTCACGGACTCTCCTCCTGACGGGCCGCGTGTCAGGACAATATCGTCTCCCGGCTTTAACGGAAAGTCCGGCGCGAGTTTGGCAGAAGGAAGATCTTTTGCCTCAACCCTGATCAGTGCAAGATTGTTCGTACACCTTGAGGAAATCAGTTCCTGAATCGGCAGATGAATGCCGCTGTGAAGCTCGATATCAACACGGCTGTCTGTTCTTTTAAGCCACTGGACAATAATAAGGCAATCGGTTGCGATGATTCCTTCAGAGTCGAGAATAACCCCTCCTGCGGACATGAGATGATTGCCGTCCCTGTCGTCGAGATATATGGTCACCGCGACATCTTTGTTATGCATTAACGCATCGGAACCTCCCGAGTACGCGGGGCAAATGAGGATCCACAGCACAATTACCGCGGTCAGCGGAATGAATCTAAGAAGGTTTATTTTCATATATGCGCATAAACTCAGGAATCACCACAAACAAAGTATTATAATAGGTACAGGCACATTTTATAAATCACAGAACAAGCAGGATCCTGAACTGGCCGTATGCGGCAACGCAGAGGCAAATTTCGGGAATCCTGTCTTCATATGCACGAGGAGTGTATTCTGATGCCGAACGAAGACCTGTCACAGCTGAAAATCGACAAGACTGCTGAAATATATCAGCCGCAGAGAAAGCGGAAGGCGGTCTACTGGACAATTGGAATTGTCATTGCGGTACTGGTGATCGTTCTTTTTGCGGCCGGAGTGTTTACGCCTGCCGTGGAAGTGGAGCCCGCAAATGTGACGCAGATCTATCCGTCACAGACATTTACCCTTCTGAATGCAAGCGGATACGTGGTGGCGCAGCGCAAGGCTGCCGTTGCCTCCAAGGTGACCGCACGCCTCATTTCTCTCGCGGTGGAGGAGGGGAACAGGGTAAAAAAGGGCGAGATAATCGCCCGTCTTGAAAACGAGGATGTCAGGGCTGCATTGAATCAGGCAGAGGCGAATCTGAATGCTGCACGGTATGGTCTGGAGCAGTCGAGGGCAGAACTGAATGACGCAAGGGTCCAGTTCGAGAGAAACAGGAGCCTCATAGACAAGGGGTATGTTTCACAGGCAGAATTCGACTCCTCTGAAGCACGGTACAGGAAGGCTGTTGCTGCGGTTGCCGCAGCAGAGGCGGGTGTGAAGGCAGGCAGTGCCAGCCTCCAGAGCGCCCGTGTTGCACTTGAGTATACAATGATACGGGCTCCGTTCGATGCGGTGGTACTTACAAAAAATGCGGACATCGGGGATATTGTCACCCCCATTGGTGCTGCGGCTGATGCCAAAGCAGCGGTAGTGACCATTGCCGACATGGAATCCCTTCTGGTCGAGGTTGATGTGTCAGAGTCCAACCTTCACATGGTCAGGACAGGGCAGCCGTGCGAAATACAGCTTGATGCGCTTCCTGATGCCCGGTTCAGGGGCGAGGTGCATATGATCGTCCCTACGGCTGACAGGACCAAGGCAACGATACTGGTGAAAGTGCGTTTTGTCGATAAGGACAGCCGTGTATTGCCTGAAATGAGCGCGAAGGTTGCGTTCCTTTCACGGGAGATTACGGATGACGAAAGGGAGCCTCTGACCGCTCTGAGCAAAGCGGCGGTGGTAAAACGTAAAGGCGGGGATGTGGTATTCCTGATCCGTGAACACAGGGCATCGGAAACAGTCATCACAACAGGGAGGGAAATGCACGACATGATCGAGATTCTGGGCGGAATTAAGGCAGGTGACAGGGTTGTGCTCAAACCGCTCGAGAAAATGAAGAACGGTCTGCGAATAAAGGTTGCCGAGCACTGATGTCCGGGAAGCCCATCGTTGCAATAACAAACCTCTCCAAGTCTTACCGCCGCGGCAATCAGATCCTTCCGGTATTGAACAACATATCCCTGATTATTGATGAAGGGGAGTTCATGGCCCTCATGGGACCGTCCGGCTCCGGCAAAACGACGCTCCTGAACCTTATCGCAGGCATTGACAGGCCGGACAGCGGCTCCATTACAGTCGGCGGCATTGATATCACACACCTTTCAGAGACGGCGCTTGCCCGCTGGAGAGCACTGAATGTAGGGTTTATTTTTCAGTTCTACAACCTGATCCCGGTGCTCACCGCGTTCGAAAATGTTGAACTGCCATTGCTCCTGACCGGACTCTCGAAGCAGGAAAGGCAGTCTCATGTCGCAACCGCACTTCAGGTTGTCAACCTGTCTGACCGCATGGACCATTACCCGGGCCAGCTGTCAGGCGGACAGCAGCAGCGCGTTGCCATCGCGCGTGCGGTAGTAACAGACCCCGCCATACTGGTCGCGGACGAACCTACCGGAGATCTCG encodes the following:
- a CDS encoding tetratricopeptide repeat-containing serine protease family protein; this encodes MHNKDVAVTIYLDDRDGNHLMSAGGVILDSEGIIATDCLIIVQWLKRTDSRVDIELHSGIHLPIQELISSRCTNNLALIRVEAKDLPSAKLAPDFPLKPGDDIVLTRGPSGGESVTEKGTVKNIIRKDKLFQISIPVTQQKSGSPLFNMQGEVIGAAVFIPKKFPHNNGAVFLKDTARELEKHRSAQRRIVSIPPVLPEKKEPEKISRDPVDYFLLGSGFEKTGRYFQAIDAYSQALTLKPDYLEAYLNLGLVYYKLGRYPDAIGIYKKVLDLNPDSSETYNNLGTMYLLDSQYPQAIDTFRKLLAIEPDNPVAHFNLGITHFLSGDTVSAFGAYQTLMKLDREKADILRNIIN
- a CDS encoding efflux RND transporter periplasmic adaptor subunit — encoded protein: MPNEDLSQLKIDKTAEIYQPQRKRKAVYWTIGIVIAVLVIVLFAAGVFTPAVEVEPANVTQIYPSQTFTLLNASGYVVAQRKAAVASKVTARLISLAVEEGNRVKKGEIIARLENEDVRAALNQAEANLNAARYGLEQSRAELNDARVQFERNRSLIDKGYVSQAEFDSSEARYRKAVAAVAAAEAGVKAGSASLQSARVALEYTMIRAPFDAVVLTKNADIGDIVTPIGAAADAKAAVVTIADMESLLVEVDVSESNLHMVRTGQPCEIQLDALPDARFRGEVHMIVPTADRTKATILVKVRFVDKDSRVLPEMSAKVAFLSREITDDEREPLTALSKAAVVKRKGGDVVFLIREHRASETVITTGREMHDMIEILGGIKAGDRVVLKPLEKMKNGLRIKVAEH
- a CDS encoding ABC transporter ATP-binding protein — translated: MSGKPIVAITNLSKSYRRGNQILPVLNNISLIIDEGEFMALMGPSGSGKTTLLNLIAGIDRPDSGSITVGGIDITHLSETALARWRALNVGFIFQFYNLIPVLTAFENVELPLLLTGLSKQERQSHVATALQVVNLSDRMDHYPGQLSGGQQQRVAIARAVVTDPAILVADEPTGDLDRVSANDVLELMERLVHELGKTIIMVTHDPRAAEKAHVLKHLDKGILNAHSETHP